The DNA window aggatttacttgaACTCAGCGTAGTTCGTCTGCAAGCACCCATCAAActtccaactatcaattttcatatgacgCTGACATAATCGGGTCAAAaatctgataaaattggggCCAGATAAAATCAGATCTTCACTGTAGTCTCTTGGAGTTTAGTGTGTGGTTTATCTCATGCTTCAAATAAATTTAAGTGTAGACCAAGCTGAATAATAACTGTTTTGTtttctatctctttccttcctgtgtcacaaaaaaaacaaaaggttCCCCTCTCCTTTCCACTACTGTTtgaatttgacagttcgttCATCGATCACGTTCGCTGACAgtgcacggttaaataaaacaacctgcagaaaagttcttttaacttacttttgagttgtgcgtcgctttcgcacttattagtgttgtcaaaaacaaaacgagaggttcgactcagtcgaggtcttccgtggaggaaggtacttttgagttgtttggggtaaactcaaaattaggtaaattcaacttaaatttgagtataaaaaacctatcaatgagttgtaatttttgccgtggttaaatggcaactaccttcaacacggtttacctaattttaagttcccccacgataccacgagattgagtcaaaggaactcaattttaggtagttttttgtttccgtGTGTCATGCTTCGCTAATCTGTTCGGCGACTGTCGAGTGTCGGTTAATGccgcagagatgccagatttgcagacaagtctgcaaattcgcattcttttaatttaaggttgcacagagaatgcgtaaaattcgcaaacgaaaaaagcagtttttttccacaccgtatgtcagatcttcataaaaatcaatcagcgtatgtagaatgttgttactgtactgctgattgatttttatgaagatctgacatacggtgtggaaaaaaactgcttttttcgtttgcgaattttacgcattctctgtgcaaccttaagctgcagattttttcgatgacacagatatttgcagattttctagtttggttgcagatatttgcagattttttagttttgttgcagatatttgcagatttttgaacataaaggcttttggttacactagctttcctgacattttttgttcttcccagattttaaaaattattattgcagacatttgaaaaaagtacctggcatctctgtaaTGCCGTGTCATCAATCGTTTTTCATCCGTGTACGAGCAAGGTGTGACGTTAGGAAATAGCTGGAAATGGTCTTGATGGCCATGTACTTTTAAATGGTGAAAAAAGTTTCAACACATGATCAAACGAAGCGGATAGTTTACAACCAAAATCGATCATATTTGGAACCCTTAGTTTTCGGTTCTTCCCGGTAGAAAAAGCTTGATTCTTGGTTGGTTGATGGTAAAGCCGGTTGCGACGTAACACTACagcaaagaaaacaaaaaagcgaCGGGATGGGGCTTCTGTACAAGATACGGGTTAGGTTGCtcaattttctgattttcttcttCCTGATTGCACTGATGCCTGGATTACCACCGAAGACTACGTTCCCGTTCGAAGGTTTTAGGTAAGTGAGCAGGGACCTTGAACATGATATTCACCGTGCACAAGATTGTGCTTTATGTCCCCTTATTTTCGTTTCCAATTAATGCGTCTCGTCACTCGTTCTAACCtattgtcaaaatgtatgatcGGACAGCAGTTAGGGTAGGAGTGGTAAAAGACTGACCCAGTCTCGGAGTCTGGTAATAGCGGCAAATCAATGACCTTTTGTTTGCCTTTTTCTCCGGTGAATAGATTTCCAACGTATGCTTTCTATATTTGACACTAAATCGTTACGTTAGAACACCTGTCAGTATTATCGTATAGATTgacttagggaccatccataaatgatgtagcatttttttagtaatttttaaCACACCCCTCCcctatcgtagcatttcgtcagaAATCTCTAGATACCCCCCTGATaatattcccctttaaaaaaactacgtagcctgacatgacgccctaccccctgtcgtcatacatcatcacaaaatgcaatactccccctcccccatataatgctacgtcatttatggatgatcccttattgAATATTGAGAGATCAGATTTCGGTTAACTTTCGAAATATATCTGTATGTTACTGCTTATCGCCCGATAAATAgatataaataaagcaaattttTTATGGCTAACTGGTTGGGGAAACCGATTGCATTAATACAAAACCTCAGAACTTGTTTGAACAATAATTTTCTTGGCAATATAATTGTCGTTTTTAGTCGAAGGTTCGCTCTAATAGTTCCAACAAATTGGTACGTAACACAATCACAGCCGACTATTCGAAAACGGATCGATTTCCTAAAAATATGCCAGGACTTTCAATCTATATTAATATTCTGTAAATGAATTCCTTAAAAATTCCTGATTTTTGTTAGATGGACATTTTATACGTTACATAATTCTATCGCACGCATTGATCAAATGTCTTTCATCGGACAGCATACCGCCGCTAAAGGAACTCAAAGGTGGTTTGGAGCCCAATAACCATCTGGACAATGCCGAGCGTCTTTTCGAGGGCAAACTGTACGGACCGGAAACACTGCTAGTACGCGGGAAAGATCTGTACGTTTCGGTACATGGTGGAGAGATTTACCGCATCAATGGTCCGCACATAACACATGTAGCGAAGCTGGGAAAACCTTGCGGTGAGTATTAGAGTACAGATGTACCTTTAGATGAACATATAATGTGGTCTTCTGTTTGCTTCCAGAATATTCTTTCGAGGAAAATGTCTGCGGTCGTCCCCTGGGGATTGCTTTTGATACTCAAAGCGACAGCTTGATAGTAGCGGATGCCTACTACGGAATTTGGCTGGTGGAATTGACAACCGGTGATAAAAAACAGCTGGTGTCGCGTGATGTGGTCCTTGATGGCAAAGTAGTCAAAAGAAAGGCTCGCCTCTTCAACAGTGTAGCAGTGGCCAAGAATGGGGACATCTATTGGACCGAATCAACGTCTGACGTTGATTTGGAGGATGGCGTTTACACGATATTTGCAAATCCATCAGGCCGACTGTTCCATTTTGATCGGAAAACAAAGAAGAATACGGTTCTGTTGGACAAACTGTATTTCGCGAACGGTGTTGCGTTAAGCCCTCAAGAAGATTTTGTTTTGGTAGTTGAGACAATGGCATCGCAGATCCGACGAGTCTACCTGAAGGGACCGAAAGCGGGAACCGACGATGTGTTCATTGATGGTCTGCCTGGTTTGCTAGATAATCTGGTCGCCGATGATGAGGGTTTGTGGGCTCCTCTTGTCCTCGCTGCTGATGATGAGAATCCTTCGATACCCCGTTTACTCTCTAAAGTTCCTTTGATTCGTAAATTCCTTGCACGATTACTCTTCCTCGCCGAGATGCCGTTCCGTTTCTTGCATCAGGTTTGGCCATCAGCTCACTCTCAGCGGATATTACATGCCATTGGTCACTTTGAGATGATGTCGTTTATGAATCCGGACCGCACAACAATCGTCCGCTTGGACTGGCAAGGAAACATTGTTGGTTCACTGCATGGTTTCGATCGGTCAGTGGTTTCAATTTCACACGTCGTTGAATTGGGCGACTATCTGTATCTTGGATCACCGTACAACAAATACCTGGCACGGGTTAAAATGCCAAAAGTTCCCAAAATCCGAGTACAAAATGTTCGATTTGAACCGGAGGAAGctccaacaacaacaactactCCGAAACCATCTACAACAACTACCACAACGGCAAAACCTACGACAACAACTACCACCACAACTCCTAAACCAGGTATGCAATTAAATGCCTCTTAACTTTAGTTTTCCTACATAATCTATAACTATTCGCAGTAACTACTACACCGAAACCACCGCCAACTACTACAAGCCCAcctacaacaacaacaacaacagcaccaACGACGACTACCACAAAGCGAACCCCAAAATCAACTCCATCCCCAGAACAAGCTAAACCAACAAAACCAGCAGCATCCACCGAAGCTCCAAAGAAGCAGGAAAAGCAGAACAAACCTAGCACCCCTCCAACCGTGACACCGGCGCCGGAAAAGAAACAAGCCCCCGCTCCGATCCATGAAAAAATTCCAGACGACACACCCAAACCGAAACAGGAAAAGCTCAAGGTTATTAAGCGTGGTGGCGAACAGGGTGAGCTCTAATCCGTTCCCTTCTACTACTTGCGTGTTCCGCAGCTTTGTTCGGTAGAATGACTGAGTTACCGATAGCAAACGCACATTTGTTTAGGTTTAGGACTGATAGTCCGTACTGTCACTGTTGTACCGCGTGCAGGGTAGCATCATTCCATGCTCCAGTGAGATTGAGAGTTCACCATTCCACCTTTTTACTATCCCAGTGAGATTTTCCTCCTATATATTACAAACAACCCAGTTAATTTATTTCCCTCCCTGTGTCCTTTATCAACTCGTTCTGTAGAGATTTTTGGCAGCAAATTTAGCGTAACATTTTCATGGTAGGCCATTAAAAAGTTTAATGTGAAATTAAATTAAGCTAAAGAGAACAAACAATTGATATTCCGGTTTGGGATGATAGGGTTAAGATTTCTTTCTTTCTTGGTCTGTGAGATTGGTTATAGGTTGAACGTCGTCATATTGTTTATACATAATCACATACTACTAAAAAGTcagtaagaaaaataaaaactagaactttaggatatttttgtttctaacaaaaTTGCCTTAATTTATTTGCAAAATGGTTTTGAGGTTTCCCATCGCGTTTAGTAATGACTCGATATATTTCAAAGAAAATTAAGGTAGACCTAAATTAGTCACGgattttgcgtttcgactttgtctcatcagaactcgacactaacttggtgacaacaagctagcgccgaattgacgctagctacaaaaacaaaaatactgTTTGTGTTTAATGTTCAAGATTTGATCGTGAATTCTCCGAAGTACAAGTGACTTGTTCGAAGATaaaaatcgacaaaaaaatAGGCGGATTTCTCAAATGCATCTTCAACTGTTTCGAATTGAAACCTCATACAAGAAGCTATCTTTTGCCTTAAGTTGGACGCGCCAGTTTctgatgtggttttcgtttgaggcgaaactgagtcagttcctaaccccaactgctgtcaaaatgtatgaactgacagcagttggggttagaacctgactcagtttcaggttcaagcgaaatcgccatgagaaaactacctaaatcttgagcgttttttcaaaacgtcatatctgcaatgaatTACTCTCTATTTACTTTCTCTCCTGGTAATAATTCGGCCATTTTAACATtaatccctcaactctttgcataatatgctagtttaaaccaccgtctttcgatctgtactgtaaaataagtgaaaagtgttatagtgacgccgtaaaaatcgaaagagaaagtaaacagagtaactcattgcagatatgacgttttgaaaaaacgctcaagaaatatgtAATCGACCCAATCAATTAGACTTTGATCAATTTACACTCGAATTGGAATAACTCAACCATCGCGGCCGTGCTCAATTTTCACCCTGGTCCAGCTAATACTGACCACATTTTAGAGTACTCTGTCGTTTCCCTTCGAACTGCATcgcttttttcaaaattcctCCACCTCTTCGTCATCACTTAAGTAGGCATGCTTCTTGTACTTTATCCGTTTTGTTTCTCCCGCCGAGCTTTGTTCCCGTCCGGTAGCTATCCGTTGTAATCGATCATTATCATCATCGCTGTTCCAGCCCGTTGCGCTGTGTTTACCTTCCGCCATAAATTTTCTATTCGACACCGGTCTCTTTTTACCTTTCCTCCTGGGTGGAGATTTATCGCCAAGCACATTTCTAGGACACTGATAGCTCGTGTGACCCGGCTCGCCGCATTCGTAACAACGACTTTTGTCTGGATACTCTCGCCTCTTGGCGAATTCCTGCCCTTTGCCGTTGTCCTTGGCGATGCTGGCTTTCAGTTTACGACCAAACATCTAGAATGAAAAGAAAATCGTTAAAATATCAATTAATCAACGCTACCCGAGGTAGGTACTTCAACATTATTCACCGCAGTGCAGCACTGATCCGCTTCCTTTGGATTCGTGAAGAGAATAAAGGCAACTCCCTTGCTCTTACGGGTGCTTCTATCACGAAGGATGGTAACCCTGAAATAGGTGAAATCGATTATTAAATCGACCGGCGTGTACTCATTTCCACTCACCTTGCTATTTGTCCATGCCTTTCAAATATTTTCCGGACATCGATGTTGGTTAGATCGAAGGGTAGATTGGATACGTAAACGGTGCTCTGAATAGAGGCGATTGGTTGTGACATGACTGGAATTAGAATTGTACTCTCATGGTCAAAAGTAATCGGCAATTCTAGCTATCGGTTGTTATGTTtactaaagacgctgaattcAGCGTCGTTAATGTTTACTTTTACATAAATCGTGACAGGTTTCAGGCTTGACTTGACCCAATGTGTTGTTCTAATAGATGTGGGTGAACGTCATATTTTGGTGGattacccggtcaaaccattcgggatcctgaatggagtcagtatggattccaaatcaaatgcaacaaccgatgcatttgatttggaatccacaCTGACTCCACTCCAtttcggaatgagtttaactgggtaataccgtaaaaagtgaaaaaaaactacaatgGAAATCGAAATTTATTACGTCATaaatttgcagaaatagcaataAGATTGCCACACCTATAGAATCTTGAAAATTGAACCTGAACATGCTGTCAAAATCAAATGTGCACGTCGCCGAAAAATAACTCAACGATAACGTTAAAACTACCCTTTGTCGTTTTTACTGGACTGAGTTTGGTTGCAACctcaaccgctgtcagttcgttTAATCGTTACGTTAATCGATTGGTTTATTTTGTTTAGGTGAATTTTACGGCGAAAATTAAGTTATTTAGACCCAGCGAATCAGTTCGAGACAGGAACATACAATTTAAcgttaagaaaaaaatatatgcttTCGCGTGGTGGCATTTataaaaaactccaaaaataAGGTAAGGCTATTATACTAATGCAAATAATTCacgatttaaatagtttttgcatttttctaattATACAGGAGggattttctaaaatttccaCAGGAGCTctcggagaaaaaaaaattggtgcgCGGCTGAATTTCCAATAGATCGATCGGCACCGCTTCGCTGTAGGAAGATACATCTTCGGGTAAGTCTGCTTTAGTTACTAAATGACAATTTGCACTTTAGTACATCCACAAATCACATCAAAAAAACATTCTTCCGTTTGAGTGATTCTCTCACCCAACGCCTAATATCTGTAAAAGTCGAGGTCGCGGTCGCGTGCATGTATAAATTACACACATTTTTGTATAAATTACACACATTCTTGAAAACTTGTGaatatacataataaattatCACTTACATGTATCTTTTAACCTTCGAATCAAcacctttattttttttgtttgaatttatgtGCTTTATGACTCTTTGAGGGGTAATTTCAGCAAATGTGTGCAAAGTACACCAGCGCAACCGTCCGAGTtacacatatattttttaacCTGAAAACGTTTTTACACGATTTTCACACCAATTGGCCATATCTCAACCTAAGGTTGATTGatttgatataatttttttactAGAAAGGTACATTTCCTAGAATAATCCTCGCTTAAAAAATGAATAATAGGATTGTCTACCTTATgtgaaaaaaaggaaataaaacTACAGCAACAGAAAAAATACGTATTATACAAGTAAATTCGAATACAAAACTATGATCTATATATTGTTATGtttctatgattttttttttcaatagagatgtTTCAATTACTGGACATATCAACCTCATTTTTCTTACAATTTGTAGTTTTTTCTATAATTTGATCATGCCACAAACATACGTCGtccaattttgtaatttttaatcaAGCTAACTTTTCGCAATTAActgccaaaaaacatttttacactaaggtaatttttagtgtatggtgtAGATCCAAGAGACCTTATTTTCCCCATTGAAGTGACTGTGTAGTGCAGTTTGTACAATAATGGCAAGTTGggttcatttttcttcaaaaatgatAATGGAGCTAATGTCACCATCGATTTATTGGAGACGATGTTCGATAGATGAATCCTATCGAAAAACGATAATGTCGATTGGTTGCCACGTTCTTGCGATTTGACATCCCTTGAATTTTTTCTCGTCTGCACCAGCAAACCGCAAGCAACTGATGAGCTAGAGACCAACATTGAATGCATTTTTCACCAAAATTCTCCATTTGTTCTCGAAGCAATAACTAAAATTAGATCGATAGAATGGGATTTTTAAAACGTATTCACGGTGgatattcatttgaaattattcgaaattttaaattgaaaaaaatggtaaaaaaccTTTTACTCTTTTTTGCGAAACACTTGATTCAAAGCATGTACATTTTCTTTTATCAATCGATTTAAATTAAAGGCAGTGATAATTTCTGGAAGATCCAATGGCGTAGCTAGAAATttggttgggggggggggggtgtggcgttgatgaaaattgttgattttttgaACTTTCTCAAAACTTTCAcgatcacataatttcgaaatcaTCAACTTTGAAGGTTTAACAACTACGAACAAGTTTTCCAATATAAAACAGCGTATCTTTTGATATACAAATTCTAGTGATAAATTCTGCTATTAGTAATTgcgtcattaagctatatatagttttccattccattcgataaattttaggtcctatatacataatatattatttttaaaaaaaatcgtcatacgtaaaaacgatttttttgtttttaaaaatcttatgtaaacatagacaaccatacgtaggaaaactgcggttgtgtGTGGCCTGTggctaaagacgctgaatccttcGCCATCTCTAccttattcttattatttatcagtaagtgtcattccaattgagcacgagacctgtcaaaagtCCTCAATCCaaagaaaatcgcttcgaatccttctggaacgagggccattgacaaGTGTCGTGCTCGGTTGGGAGGACAccgacagataaatggtaaacaaacgattgacgtgtcgagtctttatccagagagattcagcgtcgttaatCTGGCCTATCTAGACAatacccaaaatgaaaaaaaaaactatatccaTTGGATGGCGTttttgtcaaataaaaataacgctgcgggaaaaccaggaaaacatgtattcattttttctgacagggcatcatttgtggtgaaattcgatatgtcaaatcaagactgtcaacaacctttattttgaatttaaattttatttttacgtttcctgagtttgaaaaaaaacattgttgtgattacgaaaatcagctttatcgatgtatgtaataaaaaaagattattttttctcaatagggatctttaggggtgtgcagGTTacggcatattctgatgcagattagaaccgtgagttaataatatctcagtcctttttcaagttttaggcccgaaactattgaaaaaaaacctgttttaatccacctagaggtgcaattgtgcctttctcatttctccaaactatgatttaatagctggttcgtacaatataactttatggaaatgtctttcattcttattacacttggtaagtatatataagagcacctttttgcattcatcgcggtatcggtttgaatcggagttttctatgtgatcgacctccacaacccgtaactccggtgctggaagtcggatggagatggaatttaatatcagtttctggggacgcaacacctttcatttgagactaagttgagcaaatctagccattttcgagaaaccaatataaccgttattctgactttggatgcttccggatccgtcgatggtggccagtgtggccaaagagactttgaatgactgttggggacctagatctacaaattcaacagttgtgtttacattttggaaaaaaaatcacctttttacattcatcgcagaattcgttagaatcgggatttgctgcgtgatcgtacgtatcaccctgtaattcaggaaccagaactcggatccacacaaaattcaacagcagctgatggacctttcatttaaaattaagtttgtcaaaatcggttcagaaaattccgagaaaccgatttggaaaaatcaacaaattttgttttgtaaccatactcttcaactcgtaattcggaacaagatgtcggttgaaaatgaaattcaatagcaacctatgggaatattatacctttcatttgaatcttagtttgtaaaaatcggttcagccatctccgagtaactgatgtggacattttgttaacaaatccgcacatacacacacatacatacacacatacacatacacacatacatacatacacacatacatacacacagatattttgcgatctcggcgaactgagtcgaatgttatatgagactcggccctccgggcctcggttagaaagtcggtttttggagcaattgcataacctttctatatgagaaaggcaaaagaataatatttaattagcttaatcagcatgagttcaatgttatcttcatgtgattataatttgcaaaggttggtggaatgcgtttgaacgtgtagggaatgggggtttagtagagtgggtgtggaggatgcgtcagaaatccttcatcttatttcggtatacggggtggatgaaggaaatctgggcgtgagggtgatccaagaagaggggagtgatgaaggagggaggtgtgagggcaaggtggggagggggggggggggaaggggcggctacgcaatactcaactgcatattttgccttccatttgagacttggtttgagaaaatcggttcagtcatcaccgatgaaccgatgtgactttaattgtggaatatgcccggaattccggacttccggaatcgtcgatagtggacaatatattcaaagaatgtttgattggcaatcagtgatctagatctacgattagaagtaatttggtgaccatttcaatagtttttagcctctgaggtattacgattgtaccgatttatatgggaaattccagtgtatccttactaacatccctgtaactccggaagcaagagtcagaaccgaatgaaattcagcagcagtcaatggtaatactgtatctttcattggaaattaagttcgtaaaaatcggtagagaattcgttgtggaatgggtgtgatattagcttaggaacttggcgggttccccgaaggcgtcatgaaccgtcataggtggccaatgtggtcaaagctgctttgattgatcattagtgatccagacccgcaaactagagtaatgttacatcaattttaatatgttttacatcatttgaacattatggtggtaccagtttatatgggaatttgctgtgtgaccgcactcttcaacccgtaactccggaaccggaagtcggatcaactaaaaattcaatagcagcttatgggagcgttatacctttcag is part of the Topomyia yanbarensis strain Yona2022 chromosome 1, ASM3024719v1, whole genome shotgun sequence genome and encodes:
- the LOC131676610 gene encoding adipocyte plasma membrane-associated protein Hemomucin — protein: MGLLYKIRVRLLNFLIFFFLIALMPGLPPKTTFPFEGFSIPPLKELKGGLEPNNHLDNAERLFEGKLYGPETLLVRGKDLYVSVHGGEIYRINGPHITHVAKLGKPCEYSFEENVCGRPLGIAFDTQSDSLIVADAYYGIWLVELTTGDKKQLVSRDVVLDGKVVKRKARLFNSVAVAKNGDIYWTESTSDVDLEDGVYTIFANPSGRLFHFDRKTKKNTVLLDKLYFANGVALSPQEDFVLVVETMASQIRRVYLKGPKAGTDDVFIDGLPGLLDNLVADDEGLWAPLVLAADDENPSIPRLLSKVPLIRKFLARLLFLAEMPFRFLHQVWPSAHSQRILHAIGHFEMMSFMNPDRTTIVRLDWQGNIVGSLHGFDRSVVSISHVVELGDYLYLGSPYNKYLARVKMPKVPKIRVQNVRFEPEEAPTTTTTPKPSTTTTTTAKPTTTTTTTTPKPVTTTPKPPPTTTSPPTTTTTTAPTTTTTKRTPKSTPSPEQAKPTKPAASTEAPKKQEKQNKPSTPPTVTPAPEKKQAPAPIHEKIPDDTPKPKQEKLKVIKRGGEQGEL
- the LOC131676611 gene encoding zinc finger CCHC-type and RNA-binding motif-containing protein 1-like isoform X1, giving the protein MSQPIASIQSTVYVSNLPFDLTNIDVRKIFERHGQIARVTILRDRSTRKSKGVAFILFTNPKEADQCCTAVNNVEMFGRKLKASIAKDNGKGQEFAKRREYPDKSRCYECGEPGHTSYQCPRNVLGDKSPPRRKGKKRPVSNRKFMAEGKHSATGWNSDDDNDRLQRIATGREQSSAGETKRIKYKKHAYLSDDEEVEEF
- the LOC131676611 gene encoding zinc finger CCHC-type and RNA-binding motif-containing protein 1-like isoform X2, which gives rise to MSQPIASIQSTVYVSNLPFDLTNIDVRKIFERHGQIARVTILRDRSTRKSKGVAFILFTNPKEADQCCTAMFGRKLKASIAKDNGKGQEFAKRREYPDKSRCYECGEPGHTSYQCPRNVLGDKSPPRRKGKKRPVSNRKFMAEGKHSATGWNSDDDNDRLQRIATGREQSSAGETKRIKYKKHAYLSDDEEVEEF